Proteins encoded together in one Aminipila butyrica window:
- a CDS encoding Kelch repeat-containing protein: protein MKRLIAIFMTMCLVLGLSSVGVWAAEDATWQTKTPMLTARYYAASSAVGNKIYILGGTGIIGAKTGKLDSVEVYDAQTDTWTTGKSMPTARAGLTSSVVRNKIYAIGGANDSGNLAAVEIYDTQTDTWTTGKSMPTAREGAASSVVGNKIYVMGGVSIIGTNPRIIETVEIYDTETDTWTTGKSMPTARSLLTSSVVGNKIYAIGGGNNSQRLSTVEIYDTQTDTWTIGKSMPAVRYCLTSSAVGNKIYAIGGHDRLNLVDRVEIYDTQTDIWTPGKSIPTVSFYLASAVVNGTIYVMGGYGEGAILDSVYLLDVNSIGTTTLAALLNEGETVQLSTSYNLANNANYTWSSTNEAVATVDGNGKVTAVAIGEANIYAESADGIFKEFIPVKVVENADELRLAVHLKSGEKAQLYLTDDASQVIWSSMDENIATISPEGKITGVKKGLAIVQAKLDEETYQIYVRVNG from the coding sequence ATGAAACGACTTATAGCAATTTTTATGACAATGTGCCTAGTATTAGGGTTATCCAGTGTGGGTGTATGGGCAGCTGAGGATGCTACTTGGCAGACGAAAACACCCATGCTTACAGCAAGATATTATGCAGCTTCTTCAGCAGTAGGAAATAAAATATATATTCTTGGTGGTACTGGCATTATCGGCGCTAAAACAGGTAAGCTAGATAGTGTAGAAGTTTATGATGCACAAACGGATACTTGGACTACAGGTAAATCCATGCCTACGGCAAGGGCTGGTTTAACATCTTCAGTAGTAAGAAATAAAATATATGCTATTGGAGGTGCCAATGATTCAGGTAATCTAGCGGCCGTAGAAATCTATGATACGCAAACAGATACTTGGACTACAGGTAAATCCATGCCTACAGCAAGAGAGGGTGCAGCATCTTCAGTAGTAGGAAATAAAATATATGTCATGGGTGGTGTTAGCATTATCGGCACTAATCCAAGGATAATAGAGACCGTAGAAATTTATGATACGGAAACAGATACTTGGACTACAGGTAAATCAATGCCTACAGCAAGGTCCCTTTTAACATCTTCAGTCGTAGGAAATAAAATATATGCTATTGGGGGTGGCAATAATTCACAGAGACTGTCGACCGTAGAAATCTATGATACGCAAACAGATACTTGGACTATAGGTAAATCAATGCCTGCAGTGAGATACTGCTTAACATCTTCAGCAGTAGGAAATAAAATATATGCTATTGGAGGTCACGATCGTTTAAATCTGGTAGATCGCGTAGAAATTTATGATACGCAAACAGATATTTGGACTCCTGGTAAATCTATACCTACAGTCAGTTTTTATTTAGCTTCTGCAGTAGTTAATGGCACAATTTATGTCATGGGTGGTTATGGCGAAGGTGCAATATTAGATAGTGTATATTTACTAGATGTAAACTCTATAGGCACCACTACACTAGCTGCTTTACTTAACGAAGGTGAAACCGTTCAGCTTAGCACTTCCTACAACTTAGCCAACAACGCTAATTACACATGGTCTTCCACTAACGAAGCAGTCGCCACAGTAGACGGTAATGGAAAAGTCACGGCGGTGGCTATAGGGGAAGCAAATATCTATGCGGAAAGTGCAGATGGTATATTCAAAGAATTTATCCCTGTAAAGGTGGTAGAAAATGCTGACGAACTCAGATTAGCGGTACATCTGAAATCAGGAGAAAAGGCGCAATTATATCTAACCGATGATGCAAGTCAAGTTATATGGAGTTCCATGGATGAAAATATAGCGACAATATCGCCGGAGGGTAAGATTACTGGGGTAAAGAAAGGTTTAGCTATTGTGCAGGCTAAACTGGATGAAGAAACATATCAAATCTATGTCCGTGTAAACGGATAA
- a CDS encoding protein-glutamate methylesterase/protein-glutamine glutaminase, whose product MDQNKKIRVLIVDDSAVYRTLISTSMSGKAGIEVVGISVDAYDAQDKIAQLQPDVLVLDVEMPKMTGIELTKKLMSTAPMPIILVSSANISVFDALQAGAVDFVRKPDSHRTISPEAFIGDLINKIQIASIARVSKHPPVKPLESVQRAAVSIPPSSAGIKTSTVDSIKTAASASASVASILGTTLKDCSDKVCNSTIIALGASTGGTEATYEVLKRLPAKIPPILIVQHMPIVFTRLYAERLDKLCAMGVKEAEDNDVLKPGQVYIAPGDRQMRLVKMGSLYKLRCQGTDKVSGHCPSVDVLFESVANESSLHNVGIILTGMGKDGAAGLLEMRKKGAYTIGESPESCVVYGMPMVAQKIGAVQIQATNKEIPTILMRHLNTLG is encoded by the coding sequence ATGGATCAGAATAAAAAGATACGTGTGTTGATAGTTGACGACTCTGCGGTATACCGAACCTTAATTTCCACCTCCATGTCCGGTAAAGCAGGCATAGAAGTGGTAGGAATAAGTGTCGATGCTTATGATGCACAGGATAAGATTGCCCAACTCCAGCCAGACGTGTTGGTATTAGATGTGGAAATGCCTAAAATGACGGGTATTGAGCTGACGAAAAAGCTGATGTCTACTGCACCGATGCCTATTATTCTGGTTAGTTCAGCCAATATCAGTGTGTTTGATGCGCTGCAAGCCGGTGCGGTAGATTTCGTCCGTAAGCCGGATTCTCATCGGACTATTTCCCCGGAAGCTTTTATCGGGGATTTAATTAACAAGATCCAGATTGCCTCCATCGCCAGGGTTTCCAAGCATCCCCCTGTCAAACCGCTGGAATCGGTGCAGCGAGCTGCCGTATCCATCCCACCCAGCAGTGCCGGAATCAAAACCAGTACTGTGGACAGCATCAAAACAGCAGCTTCAGCTTCCGCTTCTGTGGCCAGCATACTGGGCACTACCTTAAAGGACTGCTCTGATAAAGTCTGCAATTCCACTATCATTGCTTTAGGGGCTTCCACTGGAGGCACAGAAGCTACTTACGAGGTTCTTAAGCGTCTGCCGGCTAAAATCCCGCCAATCCTCATTGTTCAGCATATGCCGATTGTCTTTACCCGACTGTATGCTGAAAGATTAGATAAACTGTGTGCCATGGGTGTCAAGGAGGCAGAAGACAACGATGTACTCAAGCCTGGTCAGGTGTATATCGCTCCGGGAGATCGGCAGATGCGGTTGGTGAAGATGGGCAGCTTATACAAATTGCGCTGCCAAGGTACCGACAAGGTCAGCGGTCACTGTCCGTCCGTGGACGTGCTCTTTGAATCTGTGGCCAACGAATCTTCCCTGCACAATGTAGGCATCATCCTAACAGGTATGGGTAAGGATGGAGCTGCCGGGCTATTGGAAATGCGAAAAAAGGGGGCTTACACGATCGGCGAGAGCCCGGAATCCTGCGTGGTTTACGGGATGCCTATGGTCGCCCAAAAGATTGGGGCCGTACAAATTCAAGCAACTAATAAGGAAATCCCCACCATTCTGATGAGACACCTCAACACCTTGGGATAG
- a CDS encoding cell division protein FtsA, with protein MDDKKIIFALDIGTRSVVGVVGSLQDGNFNILDYEQEFHEKRAMRDGQIEDIDMVAQVASRVKAKLEQRTGQIFTKVSIAAAGRALRTAAASFSLDLISNEPITPKILQHIEYSAIQQAQESFLADTPEQEGSLSNYYCVGYSVKDYLLDDYKIKNLEGQKGSKATVNIIAAFLPSSVLISLYAVTAQCGLEVDNLTLEPIAAIHAVVPDDVRFLNIALVDIGGGTSDIAISKDGSVVAYDMVTTAGDEITEALMRHYLTNFATAERIKLMLNGEESISFKDILGNSIELTPDEAFAAVQDAIHTLAEAISQRILLINGTAPAAVFLVGGGSQIRGLCQLMAEKLGMIENRVAIGVVNTDTNLTLFSDSLYNPTFVTPIGIGIVSSLYRGCDFFTITVNGKRIMMFNQQSIKVIDALLFSGVKPAGLISLTPPHLSYTLNGKRRIAKSIPGIPGELLVNGAPATVETEIRQGDEITAIPAQNGKTPVLSLGEALSEFLLSSIRYVLINDIPVDIHQGDTLNERKISYMDQIVVPEPYELAPVPTETTEVEAQTAPPAETQSEQASKADVQPLNDVLNPSELSELAVEINKIYSRDLTSPRVSLLLAETDDGYEEEDNEAETDAPSPDATEIPAETQRIALQTALPATTSAQSTQEKDPEPLVPEETPLVTGGPRSEIKLTLNGNSIHLVQETDEPLIVMHLLKYVDLDPSNPRGDLLMKLNGQEANYADPLHDHDVVIIKWSED; from the coding sequence ATGGACGATAAAAAGATTATTTTTGCGCTGGATATCGGCACCCGCTCTGTAGTAGGGGTTGTCGGCTCTCTCCAGGATGGCAATTTCAATATCTTGGATTATGAACAAGAATTCCATGAAAAACGAGCCATGCGCGACGGTCAAATTGAAGACATCGATATGGTGGCGCAAGTAGCTAGCAGAGTAAAAGCCAAGCTAGAACAGCGCACCGGTCAAATATTTACGAAAGTTTCTATTGCAGCTGCGGGCCGTGCATTGCGTACAGCGGCTGCTTCTTTTTCATTGGATTTAATTTCCAATGAGCCTATTACACCAAAAATACTTCAACACATAGAATATTCCGCCATTCAGCAGGCTCAGGAATCTTTTTTGGCGGATACACCCGAGCAGGAAGGCTCCCTGAGCAACTATTATTGCGTAGGCTACAGCGTTAAAGATTACCTGCTGGATGATTATAAGATAAAGAATTTAGAAGGCCAAAAAGGCTCTAAAGCCACAGTGAATATTATCGCCGCCTTTCTGCCTTCCAGCGTGCTGATCAGCCTCTATGCGGTGACAGCTCAATGCGGCCTGGAGGTGGACAATCTAACTCTGGAACCAATTGCAGCCATTCACGCTGTTGTTCCTGACGATGTGCGTTTCCTCAATATCGCCTTGGTAGATATCGGCGGTGGAACCTCCGATATTGCCATTTCTAAGGATGGCAGCGTAGTGGCTTACGATATGGTGACCACCGCCGGCGATGAAATTACCGAAGCGCTCATGCGGCATTATCTAACCAATTTTGCCACTGCTGAGCGCATAAAACTGATGTTGAACGGTGAAGAGAGCATCTCTTTCAAAGATATCTTAGGGAACTCCATAGAGCTGACACCAGATGAGGCCTTTGCAGCCGTTCAGGATGCTATCCACACCCTGGCCGAAGCCATCAGCCAGCGAATTCTATTGATTAATGGAACCGCCCCTGCTGCCGTCTTTCTAGTCGGCGGGGGCAGCCAGATTCGCGGTCTCTGCCAGCTTATGGCAGAAAAGCTGGGCATGATAGAAAATCGGGTAGCTATAGGAGTAGTGAACACCGATACCAACTTGACCTTATTCAGCGACAGCCTGTACAATCCGACTTTCGTCACGCCAATTGGCATTGGTATCGTCTCCTCTCTCTATAGAGGCTGCGACTTCTTTACGATTACAGTTAACGGCAAACGGATTATGATGTTTAATCAGCAGAGTATCAAGGTCATTGATGCCCTGCTCTTTTCCGGGGTCAAGCCTGCGGGGCTCATCAGTCTGACACCACCACACCTGAGCTATACTTTAAATGGTAAACGAAGAATCGCCAAAAGTATTCCTGGAATACCTGGAGAACTACTGGTAAATGGTGCTCCTGCCACAGTGGAAACAGAAATCCGCCAAGGAGATGAAATCACCGCGATTCCGGCTCAAAATGGCAAAACTCCAGTGCTGTCCCTAGGGGAAGCCTTATCGGAGTTCTTGCTCTCTTCCATCCGCTATGTACTCATTAATGATATCCCCGTTGACATTCATCAGGGAGATACGTTAAATGAACGGAAGATCAGCTATATGGATCAGATTGTAGTTCCGGAACCATACGAACTGGCACCTGTTCCAACGGAAACAACCGAAGTAGAAGCCCAGACAGCGCCTCCAGCGGAAACACAGTCCGAACAGGCTTCAAAGGCGGATGTACAGCCATTAAACGATGTATTAAATCCTAGCGAATTAAGCGAATTAGCTGTAGAAATTAATAAAATCTACTCCCGCGATCTCACGTCCCCTCGCGTATCTCTGCTACTGGCAGAAACCGACGATGGATATGAAGAAGAAGATAACGAGGCAGAAACAGACGCACCATCACCAGATGCAACTGAAATACCTGCCGAAACTCAGAGGATAGCCCTCCAGACCGCTTTACCTGCAACAACCTCCGCCCAGTCAACTCAGGAAAAAGATCCTGAGCCTCTCGTGCCGGAAGAAACACCTCTAGTAACGGGGGGTCCACGTTCTGAAATAAAGTTGACCTTAAACGGCAATTCTATCCATCTGGTTCAGGAAACAGATGAGCCGCTGATTGTCATGCATTTGCTTAAATATGTGGACTTAGACCCATCAAACCCAAGAGGTGACTTGCTGATGAAGCTTAACGGCCAGGAAGCCAACTATGCCGATCCCCTCCACGACCACGATGTAGTCATCATCAAATGGAGTGAAGATTGA
- a CDS encoding flagellin N-terminal helical domain-containing protein codes for MRIQHNIAAQNSYRQLSGNNSALGKNLEKLSSGYRINRAGDDAAGLAISEKMRAQITGLQKAQDNANDGISLVQTAEGALTEVHSMLNRMTELATQSANGTFDETTDRANLQKEVDSLLSEVDRIAESTNFNGIKLLDGTMGDKISAKGAIIGGATAATADLAATASKFKSDAIGAGTAGDQKLTVTYTDSDGTSKNLKVDYTGSTTDSENLNAMKEALSKDEAVSKLFNVSTDTGKLVLESKATGAKAATVTGLATDDTEATALGDADNATSVVGAGAGKAFTGVLEADDSISIGGKTFSFRASGSTTPVPEGTIGVTLGADDAETTANLQQALKDNGIDNVAVAYDSTANSGAGQLDVTSNGKGLTLQIGDTAESFNKLTVGVGSMSASSLGIADIDISTQDGAANALDKIKNAINSVSSTRGDLGAIQNRLEHTINNLGVTEENMTSAESRIRDVDMAKEMMAYTKNNILVQASQSMLAQANQLPQGVLQLLQ; via the coding sequence ATGAGAATACAACATAATATAGCTGCACAGAACTCTTACAGACAGTTAAGCGGCAACAACAGTGCATTAGGAAAGAACCTGGAAAAATTATCTTCTGGATACAGAATCAACAGAGCTGGCGACGACGCTGCTGGATTGGCTATTTCCGAAAAGATGAGAGCTCAGATTACTGGTCTGCAGAAGGCTCAGGACAATGCAAACGACGGTATCTCCCTAGTGCAGACTGCTGAAGGTGCTTTAACAGAAGTACACAGCATGCTGAACAGAATGACCGAGCTGGCTACCCAGTCTGCTAACGGTACCTTTGACGAGACTACAGACAGAGCAAACCTGCAGAAGGAAGTAGATTCTCTGCTTTCCGAAGTAGATCGTATCGCAGAATCCACTAACTTTAATGGCATCAAGCTTCTGGACGGAACCATGGGCGACAAGATCTCCGCTAAGGGTGCAATTATTGGTGGTGCAACGGCAGCTACTGCAGATCTTGCTGCTACAGCTTCCAAGTTTAAGAGCGATGCTATCGGAGCGGGTACTGCTGGTGATCAGAAGCTCACGGTTACGTATACCGACAGCGATGGAACTTCCAAAAATTTGAAAGTTGACTATACTGGGTCTACTACTGATTCTGAGAATCTAAACGCAATGAAGGAAGCCCTGTCTAAGGATGAAGCCGTTTCCAAGCTATTCAATGTATCCACAGATACTGGCAAGCTGGTTCTGGAAAGCAAGGCAACTGGGGCAAAAGCAGCTACTGTTACCGGTCTGGCAACAGATGATACGGAAGCTACTGCATTAGGTGATGCAGACAATGCAACAAGCGTTGTAGGTGCTGGTGCTGGTAAGGCCTTTACTGGTGTTCTTGAGGCTGACGATAGCATCTCCATCGGCGGTAAGACCTTTAGCTTCAGAGCAAGTGGTAGTACTACGCCTGTACCGGAAGGCACTATTGGCGTAACCCTAGGTGCAGATGATGCGGAAACTACGGCTAATCTGCAGCAGGCTCTGAAAGATAATGGCATCGACAATGTTGCTGTGGCATATGATTCTACAGCTAATTCAGGTGCTGGTCAATTAGATGTAACTTCCAACGGCAAGGGCTTAACCCTGCAGATTGGTGATACAGCAGAAAGCTTCAACAAGCTGACTGTAGGTGTAGGTTCTATGAGCGCTAGCTCCTTAGGAATCGCTGACATCGATATCAGCACACAGGATGGGGCTGCAAATGCACTGGACAAGATTAAGAATGCTATCAACTCCGTATCCTCCACAAGAGGTGACTTGGGTGCTATCCAGAACAGACTGGAACATACTATCAACAACCTGGGTGTAACAGAAGAGAACATGACTTCTGCTGAATCCAGAATCCGTGACGTTGACATGGCTAAGGAAATGATGGCTTACACGAAGAACAACATCTTAGTACAGGCTTCACAGTCTATGTTGGCTCAGGCTAACCAGCTGCCTCAGGGTGTGCTGCAGTTATTACAGTAA
- a CDS encoding CheR family methyltransferase: protein MLSISQNDFVRLTDFIIKNYGINLKAKKVLIEGRLSNYLSSKGYSSFAEYVDYITTTKNNADIEIMLNKLTTNHTFFMREEKHFSFFNEVILPYIEETNKNHSLSIWSAGCSSGEEPYTLSIIMKEYFKSKPVKWDTRLLATDISQNALGKAAKGFYNEDSLKALPTPWKQAYFAKKENGYQVTDELRKNVIFRTFNLMDPICFKNKFDVIFCRNVMIYFDKPTKAALIQRYYDALNPGGYLMIGHSETVDREESNFTYIMPATYRKPL from the coding sequence ATGCTTTCAATTTCACAAAATGACTTTGTCCGCTTGACGGATTTCATTATTAAAAATTATGGAATTAACTTAAAGGCTAAAAAGGTGTTAATCGAGGGAAGGTTGTCCAACTACCTTTCCTCCAAGGGTTACAGCTCCTTTGCGGAATATGTGGACTACATCACGACGACTAAAAACAATGCCGATATTGAAATCATGCTTAACAAGCTGACCACCAATCATACCTTCTTTATGCGAGAGGAAAAGCATTTTTCGTTTTTTAACGAAGTGATTCTGCCTTATATTGAGGAGACGAACAAGAACCACAGCCTCAGCATTTGGAGTGCAGGTTGTTCTTCTGGCGAAGAACCTTATACGCTTTCCATCATCATGAAGGAATACTTTAAGTCAAAGCCAGTCAAGTGGGATACGCGTCTTTTAGCCACGGACATTTCACAAAATGCCCTGGGCAAGGCAGCCAAAGGATTTTATAACGAAGATTCCCTGAAGGCCCTTCCAACTCCTTGGAAGCAGGCCTATTTTGCTAAAAAAGAAAACGGCTATCAAGTGACCGATGAATTGCGAAAAAATGTGATTTTTCGAACCTTTAATCTGATGGACCCGATCTGTTTTAAAAATAAGTTTGATGTGATTTTCTGCCGGAATGTAATGATTTATTTTGATAAGCCGACCAAGGCTGCTTTAATACAGAGATATTATGATGCACTCAATCCGGGCGGTTATTTAATGATTGGGCATTCGGAAACGGTAGACAGGGAAGAATCCAACTTTACTTACATCATGCCTGCGACCTACCGAAAACCGCTTTAA